The Coffea arabica cultivar ET-39 chromosome 9e, Coffea Arabica ET-39 HiFi, whole genome shotgun sequence genome has a window encoding:
- the LOC113709447 gene encoding uncharacterized protein, giving the protein MDDKVVSGDGMKRRLPLWMLGDHALNKSETASSNSRDDDDDKGSRADEERVTKCRRRPKWKSCEIGNDNDGLELEEKSTGVLRRCRVRKQTRRETISHDVDMDSEVAINQKKRKGRAKKSLEVDSNTDDLEGCVENREDEDLTMEDLMSIAKEFVQDDEVAQPVVSLKHEHRDEDAHSQHIQCGSSIRVPQGNTRSFQDRGTSSSSIAVENLTGEGPTCKPTMSGNPTQDMLDLFLGPLLKKTQEQEKDGVPLAEEINFTREVKKQAYSVVLGEEEPPVVMKKKTSLKDKVAMFLD; this is encoded by the exons ATGGATGATAAAGTTGTTTCTGGTGATGGTATGAAAAGGCGTCTGCCGCTATGGATGCTGGGTGATCACGCATTAAATAAATCTGAAACTGCAAGTTCGAACAGTagggatgatgatgatgacaaaGGAAGCAGGGCAGACGAGGAAAGAGTGACGAAGTGTCGTAGAAGGCCGAAGTGGAAGTCATGTGAGATAGGGAATGATAATGATGGTTTAGAGTTGGAAGAAAAGTCCACAGGTGTGCTTAGAAGATGTCGAGTAAGAAAGCAGACTAGAAGAGAGACGATCAGTCACGATGTTGACATGGACAGTGAAGTTGCAATCAACCAGAAAAAGCGTAAAGGGAGAGCTAAGAAAAGTCTTGAGGTTGACAGTAATACTGATGATTTGGAAGGTTGTGTGGAGAACAGAGAAGATGAAGATCTGACAATGGAAGACCTAATGAGCATTGCAAAAGAG TTTGTGCAAGATGATGAGGTTGCTCAACCAGTTGTGTCATTAAAACATGAACATAGGGACGAGGATGCTCATTCTCAACACATCCAGTGTGGAAGCTCCATTAGAGTCCCTCAAGGAAACACCAGATCATTTCAAGATCGAGGAACTAGTTCTTCTAGTATTGCAGTGGAGAATCTGACAGGTGAAGGTCCGACCTGTAAGCCGACTATGTCAGGAAATCCTACACAAGACATGTTGGATCTGTTTTTGGGTCCTTTGCTCAAGAAAACCCAAGAACAAGAGAAGGATGGTGTACCACTTGCAGAGGAGATAAACTTCACCCGTGAAGTTAAAAAACAGGCATATAGTGTTGTGCTTGGTGAAGAAGAACCACCCGTTGTTATGAAGAAGAAGACCAGTCTCAAGGACAAGGTAGCAATGTTTCTTGACTGA
- the LOC113710319 gene encoding probable receptor-like protein kinase At1g30570 translates to MGFFGLFVIGMICVLVRIGDAQMNAFLVNCGSNSSINVNGRKWIGDSSPGNNITMSAPGIEASTAMVSGDTVYASLYKTARIFTDRLNYTLQGAQGSYFLRLHFYPFAFENFNANQSYFSVEANGLKLVSEFNVPGEIGDKNSNLQASKGNSSFTSLVKEYFFNVESNGIAIDFIPSKGSFGFVNAIEVIPVADKLFLDSVKKVGGNGANSSLNLSKRGIETMYRLNVGGSTINPDQDSELWRLWELDSGYMINVDAGSEIRNKSYIVYALPNDTYFAPIPVYESARTMSNNDVLEKRFNMSWKLEVDPDFDYLVRLHFCELVYNISNQRNFRIYINNKTAADNFDIFTRAGGMNKAYHEDYFDVMPSQSNNLWIQLGPDASAAAAGTDALLNGLEVFKLSRDGNLAFVQSYQKSEEKKSSRSLILWVAIGAGIASIVILAAIVVLIFWLCRKPSTQQGDTKKTSPGWRPIFLLDSTTNAKGSLRGQNPSGFAASRSGRRFTLAEIRAATNNFDESLVIGVGGFGKVFKGELEDCTLAAIKRANPQSQQGLTEFETEIEMLSKLRHRHLVAMIGFCEEQNEMILVYEFMANGTLRSHVFGTDLPSLTWKQRIEVCIGAARGLHYLHTGSERGIIHRDVKTTNILLDENFVAKMADFGLSKTGPSLEHTHVSTAVKGSFGYLDPEYFRRQQLTEKSDVYSFGVVLFEVICARAVINPTLPKDQINLAEWAMKWQRQKSLETIIDPRLNEKYSPESLTRFGEIAEKCLAEEGKSRPTMGEVLWHLEYVLQIQEAWLSTIAAEMSFTGSQPLELPDDNDTTELDKEGGLDKPCKNGESAAVTADQPDQLVVGGSEEFPQISSLQGR, encoded by the coding sequence ATGGGATTCTTTGGCCTATTTGTTATAGGGATGATATGTGTACTTGTTAGAATAGGAGATGCTCAGATGAATGCATTTTTAGTTAATTGTGGATCGAATTCCAGTATTAATGTGAATGGCAGAAAATGGATTGGTGACTCATCTCCAGGGAACAATATCACCATGAGTGCACCTGGTATTGAAGCATCCACTGCCATGGTCAGTGGAGATACAGTTTATGCATCACTATACAAAACTGCTAGAATTTTTACCGACAGATTAAATTACACGTTGCAAGGAGCACAGGGCAGCTATTTTCTTCGGCTCCATTTCTATCCATTtgcatttgaaaatttcaatgcAAATCAATCTTACTTTTCTGTGGAGGCCAATGGTTTAAAGTTGGTTTCTGAGTTCAATGTCCCTGGTGAGATTGGAGACAAGAATAGCAATTTGCAGGCTTCTAAAGGCAATTCTAGTTTTACTTCCTTGGTGAAGGAGTATTTCTTCAATGTGGAAAGCAATGGTATTGCAATTGACTTTATTCCAAGCAAAGGTTCTTTTGGTTTTGTGAATGCAATAGAAGTTATTCCAGTTGCAGATAAGCTCTTTCTTGACTCTGTAAAGAAAGTGGGTGGAAATGGTGCTAATAGTTCTCTTAATTTGAGCAAAAGGGGGATTGAAACTATGTATAGGTTGAATGTAGGGGGATCAACAATCAATCCTGATCAGGATTCGGAGCTCTGGAGATTATGGGAGCTGGATTCTGGCTACATGATCAATGTAGATGCAGGGTCAGAAATCAGAAACAAATCCTACATAGTCTATGCTTTACCTAATGACACCTATTTTGCTCCCATTCCCGTATATGAATCGGCTAGAACTATGTCCAATAATGATGTCTTGGAGAAAAGGTTTAATATGTCATGGAAATTGGAAGTGGATCCTGATTTTGATTACCTTGTCCGATTACATTTCTGTGAGCTGGTATATAATATATCAAATCAAAGAAATTTCAGAATCTATATAAACAATAAAACTGCAGCCGACAATTTTGACATCTTCACCCGAGCTGGTGGAATGAACAAGGCATACCATGAGGATTACTTTGATGTGATGCCTTCCCAATCGAACAACCTGTGGATACAGCTTGGTCCTGATGCAAGCGCTGCTGCTGCTGGAACTGATGCTCTCTTGAATGGTTTAGAAGTTTTCAAGTTGAGTCGGGATGGTAATCTAGCTTTTGTACAGAGCTATCAGAAGTCAGAAGAGAAGAAGTCTTCAAGATCTTTGATACTGTGGGTGGCAATTGGTGCTGGCATTGCTTCTATTGTCATTCTTGCAGCTATCGTAGTGCTTATTTTCTGGTTATGTAGAAAGCCAAGCACTCAACAGGGTGATACGAAAAAGACCTCTCCCGGATGGCGACCTATATTCCTTCTTGACAGCACTACTAATGCAAAGGGATCACTACGAGGTCAAAATCCCAGTGGATTTGCAGCCAGTAGATCCGGAAGGCGTTTCACCCTTGCAGAGATTAGAGCAGCCACAAACAATTTTGACGAAAGTTTAGTGATTGGTGTTGGAGGATTTGGCAAGGTGTTCAAAGGAGAACTTGAAGATTGCACACTGGCTGCGATTAAGCGAGCTAATCCACAGTCTCAACAAGGTCTCACAGAATTTGAAACAGAGATTGAGATGCTATCCAAACTGAGGCACAGGCATCTGGTTGCAATGATAGGATTCTGTGAAGAACAAAATGAAATGATCTTGGTATATGAGTTTATGGCTAATGGTACACTTAGGAGCCATGTCTTTGGGACTGACCTTCCATCATTGACATGGAAGCAACGAATAGAAGTGTGCATTGGTGCTGCCAGGGGCCTGCATTACCTTCATACAGGATCAGAACGGGGAATTATCCACAGGGATGTCAAGACTACAAATATATTGTTGGATGAGAACTTTGTAGCAAAGATGGCTGATTTTGGGCTGTCCAAAACTGGTCCATCATTGGAGCACACACATGTGAGCACTGCAGTCAAAGGGAGCTTTGGATATCTAGACCCTGAATACTTCAGAAGGCAGCAGTTGACTGAGAAATCTGATGTCTACTCATTTGGGGTGGTATTGTTTGAAGTCATATGTGCACGAGCTGTTATCAACCCAACGTTGCCAAAAGATCAGATCAATCTTGCAGAATGGGCAATGAAATGGCAACGCCAGAAATCACTTGAAACCATTATTGACCCACGACTCAATGAGAAATATTCTCCAGAATCTTTAACTCGATTTGGAGAGATCGCTGAAAAGTGTCTTGCAGAAGAAGGGAAAAGCAGGCCAACCATGGGGGAAGTTTTATGGCACCTGGAGTATGTCTTACAAATTCAGGAAGCTTGGCTGAGTACAATTGCAGCAGAAATGTCCTTCACTGGTAGTCAACCTCTGGAGCTTCCTGATGATAATGATACTACAGAACTGGATAAGGAAGGTGGTTTGGATAAACCATGTAAAAACGGTGAATCTGCAGCAGTGACAGCTGATCAACCTGATCAGTTAGTTGTTGGAGGATCTGAAGAGTTTCCGCAGATTTCAAGTCTGCAAGGGAGGTGA